A genomic segment from Gilvibacter sp. SZ-19 encodes:
- the lepB gene encoding signal peptidase I → MFIFLLIVFDFVTTGYLYSILRPRLPSIVLKLISLLFYIATPVLFAVLIRTLFFDYYYVPTASMERTISKGEYVLTNKVAYGSRIPRSWKEIPVFGNLFKSHVDTINFQPFTSLNPFKDYQREDIVVFKAIDQIDKYYVKRIVGLPTDTLLIANGQVSINGSLLPDKEQYCKNYLVTNTLGKRSIRNLSNSEYRVFVNEEANKNLSIGPDTITKGSRLLGGSQHPNWDANNYGPLIVPGEGLTVLINKENYPLYKYILENFEDWQTPVPSGNETNLHTFKQDYVFVLGDNRDGSIDSRNFGVVPFNFLQGKVVKIIR, encoded by the coding sequence GTGTTTATCTTTTTGTTGATTGTATTCGATTTTGTTACTACGGGCTATCTGTATTCTATTCTAAGACCTCGGCTTCCATCCATTGTTTTAAAATTAATATCGCTTCTGTTTTACATTGCGACACCCGTACTATTTGCTGTGTTAATACGTACTTTATTTTTTGACTACTACTACGTGCCGACAGCCTCCATGGAAAGAACTATTTCTAAAGGAGAATATGTTCTTACCAACAAGGTAGCCTACGGTTCTCGTATACCCAGAAGTTGGAAAGAGATCCCTGTTTTTGGTAATTTATTTAAATCTCATGTAGACACGATAAACTTCCAACCCTTTACTTCATTGAATCCCTTTAAAGATTATCAAAGAGAGGATATTGTCGTTTTTAAGGCTATTGACCAAATCGATAAGTATTATGTAAAAAGAATCGTTGGTTTACCCACAGACACCCTTCTAATAGCAAATGGGCAAGTTTCAATAAATGGCAGCCTACTTCCCGATAAAGAGCAATACTGCAAAAACTATCTTGTCACCAACACTCTGGGAAAGAGGTCAATAAGAAATTTATCAAATTCAGAATATCGGGTATTTGTGAACGAGGAGGCAAATAAGAACCTAAGCATTGGTCCGGACACAATTACAAAAGGTTCCCGCCTGCTGGGAGGGAGTCAACACCCAAATTGGGATGCGAATAATTATGGACCTCTTATAGTTCCCGGGGAAGGTCTGACTGTGCTAATCAATAAGGAGAATTATCCACTCTACAAGTATATCCTAGAGAATTTTGAGGATTGGCAAACTCCTGTTCCTTCTGGCAATGAAACTAATTTGCATACATTTAAGCAGGACTATGTTTTCGTCTTAGGCGACAACCGAGATGGCTCAATTGATTCTCGTAATTTTGGAGTAGTGCCGTTTAATTTTCTTCAAGGAAAAGTAGTTAAAATTATCCGCTGA
- a CDS encoding DUF1573 domain-containing protein, protein MKEKIIWTVALVILLSLSGIKAYNIWLKKEDAPVEVKATLKENIIDIGRVAQSGESKATFEITNDGTNPIRIESIDADCDCTVIDWDSSPIKPGQRTFITLQYNNEITGFFEQKANVYFEKSKVVLLLIMRGTIY, encoded by the coding sequence ATGAAAGAAAAGATTATATGGACGGTAGCGCTTGTAATTCTTTTGTCCCTTTCGGGTATTAAGGCATATAATATATGGTTAAAAAAGGAAGATGCACCTGTTGAAGTAAAGGCAACCTTGAAGGAAAATATAATTGATATTGGTAGAGTTGCTCAGAGCGGTGAATCTAAAGCTACCTTCGAGATCACAAACGATGGAACTAATCCAATTCGAATAGAATCCATTGATGCTGACTGTGATTGTACAGTTATCGACTGGGATTCTAGCCCGATCAAACCGGGGCAGAGAACTTTCATTACCTTACAGTACAATAATGAAATCACTGGCTTTTTTGAGCAAAAAGCCAATGTCTATTTTGAAAAGTCAAAGGTGGTCCTTTTGTTAATTATGAGAGGTACGATCTATTGA
- a CDS encoding 6-bladed beta-propeller — MKRMLPQILICFMLLFSVSCVEKEDHIDYQQASLIDITQAEKNLEVRLASLFGESRFIPLMEIAEIDALASIDKVIEHKNKFFVLDKKKSNILVFDQSGKFLNKVGIRGGGPKEYESIFDFDIDKKNDEIIILDAQIRLTIYNSKNDFVRKVDFKGFYPESLSVLAPNVLACSIGYIEPGQYAIKIVDTKTGTPTGYFGKYPDDYDDYKSFGLSGGMNKSADKVYFTYKSSSVILSLDNELNFTPVYRFNFGPKTWPEEQKFDLPGFDAKTNARDVAYLTNKYYVDSNMIAFSFINESMYNLAYYFKDADKTYIPQNKADDLTLRFLEIPVGKSSTSEYISGLQFERFEIYKELSDEFTGVLQNINPDLLPALDSLNYENSDLLFFYNFN; from the coding sequence ATGAAAAGAATGCTGCCTCAAATTCTTATTTGTTTTATGCTATTGTTCTCGGTAAGTTGTGTTGAAAAAGAGGATCACATAGATTATCAACAAGCCTCATTAATTGACATTACCCAGGCCGAAAAGAACTTAGAAGTACGCCTAGCTTCGCTATTTGGTGAGAGTAGATTCATTCCATTAATGGAAATAGCGGAAATAGATGCCTTGGCGAGCATAGACAAAGTAATTGAACACAAGAATAAATTTTTTGTTCTTGATAAGAAAAAATCGAATATCCTCGTATTTGACCAGAGTGGTAAGTTTCTAAATAAAGTAGGCATCCGAGGTGGTGGCCCAAAGGAATATGAATCTATCTTTGATTTCGATATTGATAAGAAGAATGATGAGATCATAATTCTAGATGCACAAATTCGTTTGACGATTTACAATTCAAAAAACGATTTTGTGCGAAAGGTTGATTTTAAAGGATTCTACCCAGAATCACTCTCGGTTTTAGCGCCCAACGTACTGGCCTGTTCCATCGGCTATATAGAACCTGGTCAATACGCTATAAAAATAGTAGACACAAAAACTGGAACTCCTACTGGCTATTTCGGGAAATATCCTGATGACTATGATGATTACAAAAGTTTTGGATTGTCTGGAGGCATGAATAAATCGGCAGATAAGGTGTATTTCACTTACAAGTCTTCTTCAGTTATTCTTTCTCTGGATAATGAACTCAATTTCACACCCGTATACCGCTTTAATTTTGGGCCAAAAACCTGGCCAGAAGAACAAAAGTTCGATCTTCCTGGTTTTGACGCAAAAACCAATGCCAGAGATGTGGCATATTTAACCAATAAGTACTATGTGGATTCGAATATGATAGCATTCTCTTTTATAAACGAGAGTATGTATAATCTGGCTTATTATTTCAAGGATGCCGATAAAACCTATATTCCTCAAAATAAGGCCGACGACCTCACACTGCGATTTTTGGAAATACCTGTGGGTAAAAGTAGTACTAGCGAATACATCAGCGGTTTACAATTTGAGCGCTTTGAAATCTACAAAGAACTCAGTGATGAATTTACTGGTGTATTGCAGAATATAAACCCCGACTTGTTACCAGCCTTAGACTCTTTGAATTACGAGAACAGCGACCTACTGTTTTTTTATAACTTCAATTGA